The Mercurialis annua linkage group LG7, ddMerAnnu1.2, whole genome shotgun sequence genome includes the window CATTTTCATTAAGAATTAGTTCTCTCAAGTCGAAACCCTATGAATATAATACAACTCATAGTAAGGTAATTAGTTACCCATATTTTTTGATATGGTCCCACCATATGGAAGCTATTTTAACCGGCAAGAATGGAGTGTACAACCGGTGATAAAAACAAATTCCAATGACTTCGCCATTCATGTTGATAACCGGGCCACCAATGCCACACTACacccaaaagaaaaaaatgctATCATTCATTTATTTTCTATCCAGTAGTTCTAATGAAACATCCATGTCACATCATATAAGAGCAtacatcaataaaaaaactGATGTTTTTTACTAAAATGAAATCTGCAAGCGAAAGAATCCATAAAGAAAAAGTGACTAACTCAACAACACCAAAAATGAAGAATAGGCAAAAGGGTAGAGAGAAAATTACTTTGGAAATTTTGCTGGTTGCCCTTAAAAGCTCTTTACAGTCATAGTCATATCGGCAGACATTGAGACTTAAAAACAGCAGCAGTtagattaaaaagaaaagaagtgaGAAATTATTAGTTGGTATAATTATTCGCTCGTATACATTATAGAAACTAATAACAAACTGATGCTTCCAGAAAGTATAAATGATCAAAATCTCAATTtagtaaaagaaaaatgaacaaTATAGCTGACCTGATTTCACCAGGTGCAGCCATGAGCTTAAAAGACTTAGTAGAAGAGCGGGCAAGAGCGGTCACTGCTTTTCCAGGAATAAAATTACATGACTTCAAATGTGGACGAAGCTGAATTGGAGTGCGAAGACAGCTTGGATCAATTGTTGAAGAATGATCCAACAACGCCAAAGATGCAACTTTTAATGGAGTATCACACAGTATTTTTAGAGCAGCTAAGTTGTAATGAAAATCGCATGCTATTATTTCAGCACCAATTGATGTATGCTCCGATAGGTGCACAACAACCTACAAAACAATTGTTCAAAACTCTCaatttaacaaaacaaacatCAGCTTGAAATAAGTTAAACTGTGCAAATAAGTTACTGACCATAATCTCATTTGCTATAGAATCTTGACGGTTGTGACACTCAACGAGATTGGCAGAGGTCAGTATAATACCACAATTATCATTATATTCAATGATAATTCCAGAGCTATGAGATAACTCATTCTCACCTGAGAAATTAGGtggaataaataaaaaaaggaaaagcaATTTGAATATTTAGTAAATATTCAGTGAAGCAAAGTAAGCAAAGAACAAATATAAGAAATTAGACAAGATTGAATAACTACCTAAATAAGATGTAATACTGACAACAGATGCAGAAGCTTTCAAAGCAGCCATCTTTGTATCAATATCCAAGGCTGAGCATTTTATCAATAAAACAACATGAAAATAAAATCTAGAAAGTATATTTAAACAATTATTAGTAATACAAAACTAagttgcacggaaacggaaacaaCATAACGGATTTTCTCAAAATATAGAAACAGGAATGTGGGGAAAAAGGTGTAATTAGTAAAAATATAGGGGGTAATTATAAATACTAAAAGTTATAAagttatgtaatatatatacacacattaagtttcatttataaaaatatattttcatataaaGAAACTAGAAtaacaaattatttaaatatataacaaacatacatatcaataaattttctataatttgaatctataacaaatataacatatcaaTAAATTACATAATAACTATAAAGTCGGATAATTGATTGGGTCCTTTAAGTTATAGATaaccttttttagtttttttagctATTACAGATTcctttttttatatagaaaacgGGTTTACCGACCTGAAAGGTTTCCGAATCAGGGAAACTCATCCTACATAAGGTTTCCGTGCATCCTAGTACAAAACTCAAAAGAAAACTCACGGTAAAACATGACATCTATCTCTAAATCCCTCTCCCATTGGGGACAATCTGTAGCCTTCCTCTTTCGTCCCAAAAACATAATTTACCTACAAGATACATAACATCAAGTTAGAGtgatttaaaagtttttaatttgttaagttgtaaaatttaaaacacaaaATTACAGCCGAGAGAAAGAACACAACACCAAGCAGCAGCTGCGACGGAAGAATAAAACAAAGGAGGCGGAAGCGGGCGGTTTGGCACAGTACTAGCAGCTGCAGGGAACGGCAAAGCGGGCATTAGTatattttgtttgtattttgACTTTTTATTAGAGATAGAAGGTAGAAGATATAGCGCCACTGAGGTTTTTATTTAGGGTTTTCGACACTTTAAAATTGATTATTGTTtcctttataaaacaaaaagagcaaattactctaagttacttcacatttgtcataatttaaaattcagtaccatttgtttaaaaatcaaacgatttaataccttagttttgattttgtaaactataagatCCTTCTGTTAGTTctgttaataatttaaaatttactttcaaattatttggtacctcagtttcaattatataaacgatttggtacctaagtttcaattatttaaacGATTGGGTACCTCATttgcaaacgatttggtacctcacatttCATTCCATTAATGATTgagtacctatatttaacagaaggaccttatagtttacaaaatcaaaactgaggtaacaaatcgtttgattttcaaacaaggggtatcaaactgtgaattatgacaaatgtgaggtacctttgagtaatttgctctaaaaaaattaattttgaaataggAAATCTTATCACCTCGTGCTCACTCCCTCTAGGGATTAATATACTTTTACCGTCTcaactttaaaataaatgacAATGTGGTTtctgaataaaattttataccGAACTGGTAAGTGAACTTGTTCAAAATTTACAAGTTAGTTGTTCAAGCTGATTTCTGACAAAAATGGTGATATGGAGCATGACATGGCTGAAAGATATATGGTGGTATTAATGACATGGATTTatgttatttaataaaataaaaagggcaTATGTGACGATCACATGACGAGCAAAATGACAAATTATGCCCTTCATCTATCAAAACGGGACTGAgttacaaaagttaaaaaaattagattaaaactTGGGAAAAATTATAGCCAATTTGTGCAAGGGAGAACGCTGAAATCAAGACTGGAAAAGGGACTATAAGAACGTGATTGTGCTTAAGATACGTATCTCAAGCAAGTTTGTTGAATGTTTTGTATACAATAACGAGATATGTGCaatttttctaatgtttttTTGACCTAAGTTTATCGTTTTATTCTTTAATGATTCTTTTAAACTCATTAAAGAATTGTATAATTATTAGTTGATCACTCTGTTTtgcttatttttaataatttattgaagtgtattttttatatttaatagtgAGCGGTGTGGATGTTGATGTAGAAAAAATTTACTTTATCGAGTTTTAACAATATCACACAAGACTTGCTAGGAAATAGACAAATTAGCAAGATTCATTTTAGATA containing:
- the LOC126655736 gene encoding putative protease Do-like 14 isoform X2 — encoded protein: MAALKASASVVSITSYLGENELSHSSGIIIEYNDNCGIILTSANLVECHNRQDSIANEIMVVVHLSEHTSIGAEIIACDFHYNLAALKILCDTPLKVASLALLDHSSTIDPSCLRTPIQLRPHLKSCNFIPGKAVTALARSSTKSFKLMAAPGEISLNVCRYDYDCKELLRATSKISKCGIGGPVINMNGEVIGICFYHRLYTPFLPVKIASIWWDHIKKYGEPRRPWLGMGVTNLYAANLSFLENFIKKFPNIFKGVIVKEVLQGSSADSVGIRQDDVIVQFDGKTVQSFLELFESMWSKVGEHVELVVIRTGNDDPLLLKMKVDEATADRLYSWPLWR
- the LOC126655736 gene encoding putative protease Do-like 14 isoform X1, whose product is MFLGRKRKATDCPQWERDLEIDVMFYPLDIDTKMAALKASASVVSITSYLGENELSHSSGIIIEYNDNCGIILTSANLVECHNRQDSIANEIMVVVHLSEHTSIGAEIIACDFHYNLAALKILCDTPLKVASLALLDHSSTIDPSCLRTPIQLRPHLKSCNFIPGKAVTALARSSTKSFKLMAAPGEISLNVCRYDYDCKELLRATSKISKCGIGGPVINMNGEVIGICFYHRLYTPFLPVKIASIWWDHIKKYGEPRRPWLGMGVTNLYAANLSFLENFIKKFPNIFKGVIVKEVLQGSSADSVGIRQDDVIVQFDGKTVQSFLELFESMWSKVGEHVELVVIRTGNDDPLLLKMKVDEATADRLYSWPLWR